The stretch of DNA TTTTTATGAtatcaaagaaaaaaaggcatACCAAACTGCAGTTTCTCACAGATAAACAGTTGTtgttataaatacggcccggtccgttcttctaaaataaaaaaaaacagttctAATTGCTTAATTTACTGCATTTAACATCAACATATCACGGACAGAGTCAGTTTGTGGTCTTGTTTGTGATAATCTTTTCCgagaaacaattgtttgctgtttttgttttattttcctctttTAATTCCGTTGTTACTCATACAGCTCGTTGCCTTTCATGCCTACGTTGAAGGGTTTAACTAGTATAAAAACTTCCGGTGTACTTGATTTGTTATCTGATAACGCTTCGAAACTGCAATACACGTTCTAGCTACCTTCGTATATAAAAGCAGCCAGACAATTTCGTTTCAGGCTagtgtttttaaaataattgagGCCATCATGTCTAAGATTGCTGTCGTACTGTTTCTTGTGACTCTGAATAACGTGCCAATATTGTGTGATGAATGTAAAGAAAGTGGTAGAAAGTTAAGTGCTCTAACCAACACTGTTGACGGTTTGGTAAAATCGGTGGAAACATTGTCCTGGCTTGCGCAGTTaaatggcgaaacaattaaccaaataaattacaaaaccaAATTGATAGAGTACAATATTACTGTAGTACAACGAGATATCAAAGAGTTAATAGCCGGGCAGCAATCTTTACTAGCGAGTCAAAAACTTGTATTGGAGAGTCTCACGAACAATATCAGCAAAAGTAGCTATGAGTCATGTCGCCAAGTACCGTCGAATGTATCTGGAGTGTATCAAATCGAACCGGAGAAGCCATTCAAGGAGCCGATGACAGTGCTGTGCGATCAAGAATATGACGCCGGAGGATGGGTTGTGATCCAACATCGCTTCGATGGCTCTGCAAACTTCTATCGTAACTGGAAGGAGTACAGGAATGGATTCGGCCAACTTGAGGGCGAATTTTGGTTGGGTCTTGATCGCATCCATCAGCTGACGGCCTCTAAGCCCCACGAACTGGTGATATTGCTTGAAGACTTCGAAGGCCGTAAAACCTACGCAAAGTACGATCTGTTTGAGATCGGTGGCGAAAGTGAACTGTACGCTCTAAACAACATTACTGGATACTCTGGAACTGCTGGGGATTCCTTAATTAGTGTTGCTGGAATGAAATTTTCTACTCTTGACTCGGACAACGATACTTGGGAGGGTAGTTGTGCTGTAACATACAATGGCGCTTGGTGGTATTCGGCTTGTCATAGAAGGTATATAGTAAAAGAATATGTTTTTATCTTAAGCCATTTAAGGAATACGtttact from Anopheles cruzii unplaced genomic scaffold, idAnoCruzAS_RS32_06 scaffold01290_ctg1, whole genome shotgun sequence encodes:
- the LOC128276466 gene encoding ryncolin-1-like; translated protein: MSKIAVVLFLVTLNNVPILCDECKESGRKLSALTNTVDGLVKSVETLSWLAQLNGETINQINYKTKLIEYNITVVQRDIKELIAGQQSLLASQKLVLESLTNNISKSSYESCRQVPSNVSGVYQIEPEKPFKEPMTVLCDQEYDAGGWVVIQHRFDGSANFYRNWKEYRNGFGQLEGEFWLGLDRIHQLTASKPHELVILLEDFEGRKTYAKYDLFEIGGESELYALNNITGYSGTAGDSLISVAGMKFSTLDSDNDTWEGSCAVTYNGAWWYSACHRSNLNGRYLWGETKEYATGMVWYSLRGYYYSLKSSKMMIRPVAQRKV